Proteins co-encoded in one Halococcoides cellulosivorans genomic window:
- a CDS encoding DUF2298 domain-containing protein yields MPDESTDMEWLAVVVWLGFVLAVGGLALPATARLFAPLSTRGAGFAVTVGTAVVTLVAFWVGHVALWPVAGLAGLLVLFALSAVAVDRGVTVPGRRYAEVSAVFVAVFALGVGLRAVDPGLQVWAEGFLNFGLIESLLRAGTLPPEDMWFAGEPVQYYYGGHLAVALWTRLTGVPVRIGANLAVPTVYAMLAAGAYDLAGAIAATRSGRRRLAGGLAAAIVALGGNALTAASVVYAVAPGALRDVIVAVTGTPAETLAGGVTTFDATHFAGFPTDVPIYLVRIGSLHAHVISQPYTLLAVAIAFTAVVADGRRARLWRLACVAPVAGLVEVTNAWSFPAVVGITALAVAFAREHPLDWLVDSGSVLAARKWWPLRDLQRLGAGVVVAAAVAVGGILVAAPFVFTTSATRPLALLPERTSAAVYLVEYGPFIAAFLLGAWPAIRRRLDLRVLGAALVAALVLAMLVPQGAALFFVAPVLVGSWYLLRRTEVGFEGVLVLGGAGLLGIVELAYLDGGAASGRYNTVYKVHSQVWLLWTVAAGVFLARAIERPGIDPPTVERLSVPDALDADLGRAVAAVVLVGVILSFGVVTTGAALDDGLDDASLDATRFVETDRGDVDAATTFLDARPGQPHIVAAVPREAEMFSFRASPASSLTGLPTVAGWTHAADYHGDDAFDRRSRHVRTIFEGPVDRRAELLATYDVRFVYLGPYERQRYDVRPFEESVVATHSFGSITIYEIDHGDGAVESGATR; encoded by the coding sequence ATGCCCGACGAATCGACGGACATGGAGTGGCTGGCGGTCGTCGTCTGGCTGGGATTCGTCCTCGCCGTGGGTGGACTGGCACTGCCGGCGACCGCGCGCCTGTTCGCCCCGCTGTCGACCCGCGGGGCCGGATTCGCCGTCACGGTCGGCACGGCCGTCGTCACGCTGGTCGCCTTCTGGGTCGGGCACGTCGCACTCTGGCCGGTCGCGGGGCTCGCGGGCCTTCTCGTCCTCTTTGCGCTGTCGGCGGTCGCGGTCGACCGGGGCGTCACCGTGCCGGGTCGCCGGTACGCCGAGGTGTCGGCGGTGTTCGTGGCGGTGTTCGCACTCGGCGTCGGCCTCCGGGCGGTCGATCCGGGCCTGCAGGTCTGGGCGGAGGGATTTCTGAACTTCGGGCTGATCGAATCACTCCTCCGGGCGGGGACGCTCCCGCCCGAGGACATGTGGTTCGCGGGCGAACCGGTGCAGTACTACTACGGTGGCCACCTCGCGGTCGCGCTCTGGACGCGACTCACTGGCGTGCCGGTCCGGATCGGGGCGAACCTCGCGGTGCCGACGGTGTACGCCATGCTCGCCGCTGGCGCGTACGATCTCGCCGGTGCGATCGCCGCGACCCGGTCCGGGCGGCGTCGCCTGGCGGGCGGTCTGGCCGCGGCGATCGTCGCCCTCGGTGGGAACGCCCTCACGGCGGCTTCGGTGGTGTACGCCGTCGCGCCCGGCGCTCTCCGTGACGTGATCGTCGCCGTCACGGGCACGCCCGCGGAGACCCTCGCGGGCGGCGTGACGACGTTCGACGCGACGCACTTCGCCGGGTTTCCGACGGACGTTCCGATCTATCTCGTCCGGATCGGCAGCCTCCACGCCCACGTCATCAGCCAGCCCTACACCCTGCTCGCGGTCGCCATCGCGTTCACTGCTGTCGTCGCCGATGGCCGCCGAGCACGTCTCTGGCGACTCGCCTGTGTCGCTCCGGTCGCTGGCCTGGTCGAGGTGACCAACGCCTGGAGCTTTCCAGCCGTCGTGGGAATCACCGCGCTGGCGGTCGCGTTCGCGCGTGAGCACCCGCTCGACTGGCTGGTCGACTCCGGGTCGGTCCTCGCCGCTCGCAAGTGGTGGCCACTCCGGGACCTCCAGCGACTGGGCGCGGGTGTCGTCGTCGCCGCTGCAGTCGCCGTCGGCGGAATTCTCGTCGCCGCGCCGTTCGTGTTCACGACCTCGGCGACGCGGCCGCTGGCGCTGTTGCCCGAGCGGACGTCCGCCGCGGTCTATCTCGTCGAGTACGGCCCCTTCATCGCCGCCTTCCTGCTCGGGGCGTGGCCCGCGATCCGACGCCGCCTCGACTTGCGGGTGCTCGGGGCGGCCCTCGTCGCGGCGCTCGTCCTCGCAATGCTCGTCCCACAGGGCGCTGCACTGTTTTTCGTCGCGCCCGTCCTCGTCGGGTCGTGGTATCTCCTCCGGCGGACGGAGGTCGGCTTCGAGGGCGTGCTCGTGCTCGGCGGCGCGGGCCTGCTCGGAATCGTCGAACTCGCCTATCTCGACGGCGGGGCCGCATCGGGGCGATACAACACGGTCTACAAAGTCCACAGCCAGGTGTGGCTGCTCTGGACGGTCGCCGCCGGCGTCTTTCTGGCCCGGGCGATCGAACGGCCCGGGATCGACCCGCCGACCGTCGAGCGACTCTCGGTCCCGGATGCGCTCGACGCCGACCTCGGACGGGCGGTCGCCGCGGTCGTGCTCGTGGGTGTGATCCTCTCTTTCGGCGTCGTGACGACGGGCGCGGCTCTCGACGATGGTCTCGACGACGCCTCACTCGACGCGACACGGTTCGTCGAGACCGATCGTGGCGACGTCGACGCCGCCACGACGTTCCTCGACGCCAGGCCGGGACAGCCCCACATCGTCGCGGCCGTCCCGCGCGAGGCCGAGATGTTCTCGTTTCGGGCGAGTCCGGCGTCGAGTCTGACGGGGCTGCCCACCGTCGCGGGGTGGACCCACGCCGCCGATTACCACGGCGACGACGCGTTCGATCGGCGGTCACGACACGTCCGGACGATCTTCGAAGGCCCCGTGGATCGCCGGGCCGAACTACTCGCGACCTACGACGTTCGATTCGTCTATCTCGGGCCGTACGAGCGCCAGCGGTACGACGTCCGGCCGTTCGAGGAGAGCGTCGTCGCGACTCACTCGTTCGGGTCGATCACGATCTACGAGATCGACCACGGCGACGGGGCTGTCGAGTCCGGTGCGACTCGCTGA
- a CDS encoding AGE family epimerase/isomerase, whose product MDPTDTATLRARLVDVLECYHPDRTACPHDGFQAAVHPETGDRYDDRHHLVASARFLANTSLGVQIDGPDWCAAAAEQAAAFLRSAHHDAASGGYDWLVDDETRDDRRVCYGHAFVLLGYARAVEAGFDFEAELRAVANLLVEQFFESEYDLCASEFDADFETGSAYRGQNANMHACEAFLAAHRATRDRDHLDRAIAIARALTVERATDDHSIDDLADVPLIWEHYDADWTPDFEYNRSDPRDQFRPWGYQPGHHLEWAKLLGQIDRRLEHVAPDHEAREWLCDRGIALFDAAVEMGWDETLGGLAYTVAPDGEPVVEDTYGWAIAEGIGAAATLFERRDDVRFRETYQGLWEFARTHLDAPQGDFYQAVTPTNEAVIDSDGPAVEPGYHPIGACLAGLAAFGEDPRGE is encoded by the coding sequence ATGGATCCGACCGACACCGCGACGCTCCGGGCGCGACTGGTCGACGTCCTGGAGTGTTATCACCCCGATCGGACGGCCTGCCCGCACGACGGTTTCCAGGCCGCGGTCCACCCAGAGACGGGCGACCGGTACGACGATCGCCACCACCTCGTCGCCTCCGCACGCTTTCTCGCGAACACGAGTCTCGGCGTCCAGATCGACGGGCCCGACTGGTGTGCTGCCGCTGCCGAGCAGGCCGCCGCGTTCCTTCGATCGGCCCACCACGATGCCGCGTCCGGTGGGTACGACTGGCTGGTCGACGACGAGACACGCGACGACCGGCGGGTCTGTTACGGCCACGCGTTCGTCTTGCTGGGGTACGCCCGCGCGGTCGAGGCCGGTTTCGATTTCGAGGCCGAGCTCCGAGCGGTCGCGAACCTCCTCGTCGAGCAGTTCTTCGAGTCCGAGTACGACCTCTGTGCCAGCGAATTCGATGCCGACTTCGAGACCGGGTCGGCGTATCGCGGGCAGAACGCGAACATGCACGCGTGTGAAGCCTTCCTCGCAGCCCACCGCGCGACCCGGGATCGCGACCACCTCGATCGGGCGATCGCGATCGCACGCGCGCTGACCGTCGAGCGCGCGACCGACGATCACTCGATCGACGACCTGGCGGACGTGCCCCTGATCTGGGAGCACTACGATGCGGACTGGACGCCCGACTTCGAGTACAACCGCTCGGATCCGCGCGATCAGTTCCGGCCGTGGGGGTATCAGCCCGGCCACCACCTCGAATGGGCGAAACTGCTCGGTCAGATCGATCGTCGCCTGGAGCACGTCGCGCCCGACCACGAGGCTCGCGAGTGGCTGTGCGACCGCGGGATCGCGTTGTTCGACGCCGCCGTCGAGATGGGGTGGGACGAGACGCTGGGCGGTCTGGCGTACACCGTCGCGCCCGACGGCGAGCCAGTCGTCGAAGACACCTACGGCTGGGCGATCGCAGAGGGGATCGGCGCGGCTGCGACGCTGTTCGAGCGCCGCGACGACGTGCGCTTTCGTGAGACCTACCAGGGGCTCTGGGAGTTCGCGCGCACCCATCTCGACGCGCCACAGGGTGATTTCTACCAGGCCGTCACGCCGACCAACGAGGCCGTAATCGACAGCGACGGGCCGGCCGTCGAACCGGGCTATCACCCGATCGGGGCGTGTCTGGCCGGGTTAGCGGCGTTCGGTGAGGATCCACGCGGCGAGTGA
- a CDS encoding pyridoxal-phosphate-dependent aminotransferase family protein translates to MTDRPHGQEYTDDYPEKTLYIPGPTEVREDVIEEMAQPMFGHRMDRMTDLYTTIVEDTREFLDTDNEVIILTGSGTEFWEASTLNLVDERILVPTCGSFSERHANVAERLGKEVDRLEYDWGEAIKPDDVREAIEATDNEYDVVASVMNESSTGVRNPIEAIGDVVAEYPDTYFVVDAVSALGGDFVDIDAHDIDVLFTSTQKAFAMPPGLAVCVVSDDAYDRERASDQASWYGGFQRCLDYYERKGQTHSTPAIPIMLAYHRQMKHMLEEGHHERDRRHREMTEYVHDWAREHFDLFAEEGYRSQTVSCIENTQGIDVAETIEQVSEEYDMVFSNGYGSQLGEETFRIGHMGEHDLDSIRALTDAIEDVAGL, encoded by the coding sequence ATGACCGATCGGCCACACGGCCAGGAGTACACCGACGACTATCCAGAGAAGACGCTGTACATCCCGGGCCCGACGGAGGTGCGCGAGGACGTCATCGAGGAGATGGCCCAGCCCATGTTCGGCCACCGGATGGACCGGATGACCGACCTGTACACGACGATCGTCGAGGACACCAGGGAGTTTCTCGACACCGACAACGAGGTCATCATCCTCACCGGATCGGGCACGGAGTTCTGGGAGGCCTCGACGCTGAACCTGGTCGACGAGCGCATTCTCGTGCCGACCTGCGGGAGTTTCAGCGAGCGCCACGCCAACGTCGCCGAACGACTCGGCAAGGAGGTCGATCGCCTGGAGTACGACTGGGGCGAGGCGATCAAGCCCGACGACGTCCGCGAGGCGATCGAGGCCACCGACAACGAGTACGACGTCGTCGCGAGCGTCATGAACGAGTCCTCGACGGGCGTGCGCAACCCGATCGAAGCAATCGGCGACGTCGTCGCGGAGTACCCCGACACGTACTTCGTCGTCGATGCCGTCAGCGCGCTCGGCGGTGATTTCGTCGACATCGACGCTCACGACATCGACGTGCTGTTCACCTCCACCCAGAAGGCGTTCGCGATGCCGCCGGGCCTGGCGGTCTGTGTGGTGAGCGACGACGCCTACGATCGCGAACGCGCCTCCGATCAGGCCTCGTGGTACGGTGGGTTCCAGCGCTGTCTGGACTACTACGAGCGGAAGGGCCAGACGCACTCGACGCCGGCGATCCCGATCATGCTGGCCTATCACAGACAGATGAAACACATGCTCGAGGAGGGCCACCACGAGCGGGATCGCCGACATCGCGAGATGACCGAGTACGTCCACGACTGGGCCCGCGAGCATTTCGACCTGTTCGCCGAGGAGGGCTATCGCTCACAGACGGTCTCCTGTATCGAGAACACTCAGGGCATCGACGTCGCCGAGACGATCGAGCAGGTCTCCGAGGAGTACGACATGGTGTTCTCGAACGGCTACGGCTCACAGCTCGGCGAGGAGACGTTCCGCATCGGGCACATGGGCGAGCACGATCTCGACAGTATTCGAGCACTGACCGACGCGATCGAAGACGTCGCCGGACTGTAG
- a CDS encoding Lrp/AsnC family transcriptional regulator — MPPEIDAVDERILYRLVEDARHTSAPDIAADLDVTPPTVRNRIRRLEERGVIKGYHAAIDYERVEGRLRNLFVCSTGERDRTEMAQRALEIPGVVGVREIMSGRGDLRITVIGSDTDDLTRLAQEITALGITIDDEDLVHHETVRPYAPFGPREATVGSPMTGVAGLAGEADVVEVIVRSTAPIAGQTLKGATDAGLLGSDLLVVRINRDDETITPTGETRIEAGDFVTIHCRSGIDEQTLDAFTGE, encoded by the coding sequence ATGCCCCCCGAGATCGACGCCGTCGACGAACGGATTCTGTACCGTCTCGTCGAGGACGCCAGGCACACCTCTGCGCCCGATATCGCCGCGGACCTGGACGTGACGCCCCCGACGGTCCGGAATCGCATTCGCCGTCTGGAAGAGCGGGGCGTGATCAAAGGGTATCACGCCGCGATCGATTACGAGCGCGTCGAGGGTCGCCTGCGGAACCTCTTCGTCTGCTCGACCGGTGAGCGGGATCGGACGGAGATGGCCCAGCGCGCCCTGGAGATCCCCGGCGTGGTCGGCGTCCGCGAGATCATGTCCGGGCGCGGCGATCTGCGGATTACCGTGATCGGATCGGACACCGACGATCTGACGCGTCTGGCCCAGGAGATCACCGCGCTGGGCATCACGATCGACGACGAAGACCTGGTTCACCACGAGACCGTCCGGCCCTACGCCCCGTTCGGGCCGCGGGAGGCGACTGTCGGCTCACCGATGACCGGCGTCGCCGGACTGGCCGGAGAGGCCGACGTCGTGGAGGTGATCGTCCGGTCGACGGCCCCGATCGCCGGGCAGACGCTGAAAGGAGCGACCGACGCGGGCCTGCTCGGCTCGGACCTGCTCGTCGTCCGGATCAACCGCGACGACGAAACCATCACCCCGACCGGCGAGACGAGGATCGAAGCGGGCGATTTCGTGACGATTCACTGCCGGTCGGGCATCGACGAACAGACCCTCGACGCGTTCACCGGGGAGTGA
- a CDS encoding zinc ribbon domain-containing protein — translation MSEGSPSDRLAPDLIDRVEALTVPELRALGALVEDRLAGSNDDLETMIRESAAGEIVDIDLENDASALVHKHPPAPDGSGVNEDTVSLYRVRRQPRFEGGEELRWAYLGDAADAHGPHCPDCGHPLPDDLTTCPHCGREVSDS, via the coding sequence ATGAGCGAGGGGTCGCCATCCGATCGCCTCGCGCCCGACCTGATCGATCGAGTCGAGGCGCTCACCGTGCCCGAACTCCGGGCGCTCGGAGCGCTCGTCGAGGATCGTCTCGCGGGCAGCAACGACGACCTCGAAACGATGATCCGCGAGAGCGCGGCCGGTGAAATCGTCGATATCGACCTCGAAAACGATGCATCGGCGCTCGTGCACAAACACCCGCCCGCGCCGGACGGGTCCGGGGTGAACGAGGACACCGTCTCGCTGTACCGCGTCCGCCGACAGCCCCGCTTCGAGGGCGGTGAGGAACTGCGCTGGGCGTATCTGGGTGACGCCGCCGACGCGCATGGTCCGCACTGCCCGGACTGTGGGCACCCACTGCCGGACGATCTGACGACCTGCCCGCACTGTGGTCGAGAGGTGAGCGACTCGTGA
- a CDS encoding universal stress protein — translation MTRSLTGHVCVPVANVEDARETARALDEYAIDRVTVAHVVEKSGGAPDKLPLEEAEDRAQEAIEAFQETYPEADYEITYGTDVVEAIVETAGSIGASAIAFHPRGGSRVVQFLAGDKALRLVTDADRPVIALPEDPTDV, via the coding sequence GTGACGCGATCGCTCACTGGTCACGTCTGTGTCCCGGTCGCCAACGTCGAGGACGCCCGCGAGACCGCACGGGCGCTCGACGAGTACGCGATCGATCGGGTGACCGTCGCCCACGTCGTCGAGAAATCGGGTGGCGCGCCGGACAAACTCCCGCTGGAGGAGGCCGAGGACCGCGCCCAAGAGGCCATCGAGGCGTTCCAGGAGACCTACCCCGAGGCCGACTACGAGATCACCTACGGGACCGACGTCGTCGAGGCCATCGTCGAGACGGCGGGATCGATCGGGGCGTCGGCCATCGCCTTTCACCCACGGGGCGGAAGTCGCGTCGTCCAGTTCCTCGCGGGCGATAAGGCCCTTCGACTCGTGACCGACGCCGATCGACCGGTGATCGCGCTGCCGGAGGACCCGACCGATGTGTAG
- a CDS encoding amino acid permease, protein MSEADQELARDLGLLEAYTIGLGTMIGAGIFVLPSIAAEAAGPESMISFALGGLISLMAALSLSELATGMPKAGGSYYYVNRALGSFFGSIVGWGMWAGLTFASAFYMLGFGQYLLPLLTPHVEFLAAMTGVGKTVAALGMAVLLTGVNYYGVKETGSLQNVIVITLLGLIVGFLGLGILSGPTIESFDPTSKMPAIAATIGTVYVSFIGFEVIATSAEEIKNPSRNLPLAMIAAVVTPTILYVGVMFVSTGTLSIEALSKSEIPVVIVAEEFLPGLLGGLPLLSPGLVAMIGGVVMIFGALLATVSSANASILSAARVNFAMGRDKILVEWLNEVHDRFRTPYRAISVTGVLMLVLIGIGVGIGTLAEVASFMYLLTYALVHLAVVVLRRADPEAYEPSFTMPSLLYPIVPIVGALACLGVLVQMSITQPFTIDLAGIQASYPVGPTPVGAIGTLMVIGSIGWYVAYANSRAPSISLVGDAIAPDARETTDIDDVYRVVVPVANPETERDLIEKAVASARAHDGDAEIVAVNVIEVPQQTSLSQDVTFEEERVERQRELLDAARDAASGFVGIRTRAIVGRDAGAAVLDVIEDEHADQVVLGWSGKRSRRDHVLGSTIDPIVGQASCDVTLVKEGPDPQNDVVVLVGQGPHTPVAVRRAAEYVAATEDASLTLLNVQAPGDDAAEPVAAGEALIDDCLAEADIPAVPTETRVVVDEDTETAIDDAVGEYDAICVGATRESAVSQALFGSLPERLASERAETVVIARGSEESPMSIRSAIARRLEG, encoded by the coding sequence ATGAGCGAGGCCGATCAGGAACTCGCCCGGGACCTCGGCCTCCTCGAAGCCTACACGATCGGTCTCGGGACGATGATCGGGGCCGGGATTTTCGTCCTCCCATCGATCGCCGCGGAGGCGGCAGGCCCCGAGAGCATGATTTCCTTTGCCTTGGGTGGGTTGATCTCGCTGATGGCCGCCCTCTCGCTGTCGGAACTCGCGACGGGGATGCCCAAAGCCGGCGGGAGTTACTACTACGTCAATCGCGCGCTCGGCTCCTTTTTCGGCAGTATCGTCGGCTGGGGGATGTGGGCTGGGTTGACGTTCGCGAGTGCCTTTTACATGCTCGGATTCGGGCAGTATCTCCTCCCGCTGTTGACGCCACACGTCGAATTTCTTGCCGCCATGACTGGCGTCGGCAAGACCGTTGCCGCACTCGGGATGGCCGTGTTGCTCACGGGTGTGAACTACTACGGTGTGAAAGAGACCGGATCGCTCCAGAACGTCATCGTCATCACACTGCTGGGCCTGATCGTCGGCTTTCTCGGCCTCGGCATCCTCAGCGGGCCGACGATCGAGTCGTTCGATCCCACCTCCAAAATGCCGGCGATCGCGGCCACCATCGGGACGGTCTACGTCTCCTTTATCGGGTTCGAGGTGATCGCGACCAGCGCCGAGGAGATCAAAAACCCGAGTCGAAACCTCCCGCTGGCGATGATCGCGGCGGTCGTGACGCCGACGATTCTCTACGTCGGCGTGATGTTCGTCTCGACGGGAACCCTCTCGATCGAGGCGCTCTCGAAATCCGAGATTCCGGTCGTCATCGTCGCCGAAGAGTTCCTCCCTGGCCTCCTCGGTGGCCTGCCGCTCCTCTCTCCGGGGCTGGTCGCGATGATCGGCGGGGTCGTGATGATCTTCGGTGCGCTGCTCGCGACGGTGTCGAGTGCGAACGCGTCGATCCTTTCGGCTGCGCGGGTCAACTTCGCGATGGGCCGAGACAAGATCCTCGTCGAGTGGCTCAACGAGGTCCACGATCGCTTCCGGACGCCGTATCGTGCGATCAGCGTGACCGGCGTTCTGATGCTCGTGCTTATCGGAATCGGTGTCGGGATCGGCACGCTCGCAGAGGTGGCGAGTTTCATGTATCTGCTCACGTACGCACTCGTCCACCTCGCGGTCGTCGTGCTTCGACGGGCGGACCCCGAGGCCTACGAGCCGTCGTTCACGATGCCGTCGCTATTGTATCCAATCGTGCCGATCGTCGGTGCGCTTGCCTGTCTGGGCGTGCTCGTCCAGATGTCGATCACCCAGCCGTTCACGATCGATCTCGCGGGTATCCAGGCGAGCTATCCCGTCGGGCCGACGCCGGTCGGGGCCATCGGGACCCTGATGGTGATCGGCAGTATCGGGTGGTACGTCGCCTATGCCAACAGTCGCGCGCCCTCGATCAGCCTCGTCGGTGACGCGATCGCCCCCGACGCCCGCGAGACGACCGACATCGACGACGTTTATCGCGTGGTCGTCCCGGTCGCGAACCCTGAGACCGAACGCGATCTCATCGAGAAAGCCGTCGCGAGTGCGAGAGCCCACGATGGTGACGCAGAAATCGTCGCCGTCAACGTCATCGAAGTGCCCCAGCAGACCTCGCTGTCCCAGGACGTCACCTTCGAGGAAGAGCGCGTCGAGCGCCAGCGCGAACTGCTCGACGCCGCGCGCGACGCCGCCTCCGGGTTCGTCGGGATCCGCACGCGGGCGATCGTCGGTCGCGACGCCGGGGCGGCCGTCCTCGACGTGATCGAAGACGAACACGCCGATCAGGTCGTGCTGGGTTGGTCCGGAAAACGCAGTCGGCGCGACCACGTGCTCGGCTCGACGATCGACCCGATCGTCGGGCAGGCCTCGTGTGACGTGACGCTCGTCAAAGAGGGCCCCGACCCCCAAAACGACGTGGTCGTCCTCGTGGGCCAGGGGCCACACACCCCGGTGGCCGTTCGACGCGCCGCCGAGTACGTCGCCGCGACCGAGGACGCCTCGCTGACCTTGCTCAACGTCCAGGCGCCGGGCGACGATGCGGCCGAACCGGTCGCGGCGGGCGAAGCGCTCATCGACGACTGTCTCGCGGAGGCCGACATCCCGGCGGTCCCGACCGAAACGCGCGTCGTCGTCGACGAGGACACGGAAACTGCGATCGACGACGCGGTCGGCGAGTACGACGCGATCTGTGTCGGTGCGACTCGCGAGAGCGCGGTCTCGCAGGCGCTCTTTGGGTCACTGCCCGAACGCCTCGCCAGCGAGCGCGCCGAGACCGTCGTCATCGCGCGCGGATCGGAAGAATCACCGATGTCGATCCGGTCTGCAATCGCACGGCGACTGGAGGGCTAA
- a CDS encoding potassium channel family protein gives MYIIIVGAGDIGTPLINIATKSGNEVVVIEKDSERADRAADRFDCLVLEADATTNGTLDDAGIDRADALVSTTDRDATNVMVCLLATEYEVPAILSVVHDPEHMNLFDRIGVNTMENPQELIAEYLYRAVARPAIVDYMRIGDTAEVFEITVTESAPIAGMSLEETDREGLLSDDVLVVAIEREGASDPITPRGETTIHAGDLLTVYSGVGADPAITDIFGHYEDTTD, from the coding sequence ATGTACATCATCATCGTCGGCGCGGGCGACATCGGGACACCGTTGATAAACATCGCGACGAAGTCGGGCAACGAGGTCGTCGTCATCGAGAAAGACTCCGAACGCGCGGATCGCGCGGCCGACCGGTTCGACTGTCTCGTCCTCGAAGCCGACGCGACGACCAACGGCACGCTCGACGACGCGGGCATCGACCGGGCGGACGCGCTCGTCTCGACGACCGATCGCGACGCGACGAACGTGATGGTCTGTCTGTTGGCGACCGAGTACGAGGTGCCCGCGATCCTCTCGGTCGTCCACGACCCCGAGCACATGAACCTGTTCGATCGCATCGGCGTCAACACGATGGAGAATCCCCAGGAACTCATCGCCGAGTACCTCTACCGGGCGGTCGCTCGCCCCGCCATCGTCGATTACATGCGTATCGGTGACACTGCCGAAGTGTTCGAAATCACCGTCACCGAGTCGGCTCCGATCGCCGGGATGAGCCTCGAAGAGACGGATCGCGAGGGCCTGCTCTCCGATGACGTGCTCGTCGTCGCGATCGAGCGCGAGGGCGCGAGCGACCCGATCACCCCGCGTGGGGAGACCACGATCCACGCTGGCGACCTGTTGACGGTCTACTCCGGTGTCGGGGCCGACCCCGCAATCACCGACATCTTTGGGCACTATGAGGACACGACCGACTGA
- a CDS encoding TrkH family potassium uptake protein — protein sequence MSGSTATIARDVGRILEALGGAMAVSVLVPIVFGEWFGVAAFAVSALVPFTVGYVLYHRYADAASPSRLHGMVVAATGWALVGLFGSVPFLVVAWAASLGLPGAPEITPTLAAFTDPLNAIFESTSGFTGTGLTMTDDEAVLPRTLQWWRTFTEWIGGVGVIVLTTAILARPGSGSLTLYESEARSEKIHPSIVSTVRTIWWIFILFTFVSIVTLWLAGMPLWGAINHAMTGLATGGFSITDNSIATYDSVAIDAALIPIMIAGSIAFPVHYLMLRGDLRNFYADLQTRWVFLYMGGGSALLIAFLSLTGPYETLAAAVRYGTFQFVSAATCTGFQTAVDATNVALGRWPAESQLMVTGGMVIGGAAGSTVGGIKIIRALTLLKGIRFRIADVFFPDSAVRRLDIGDRRLDEEEASQEFTEAAIIAVLWVSFLILGTFVLLVILPGEYSLANVVFEVASAQGNVGLSAGITGPESLPTVGKVAFLGHMLIGRLEIIPVLVALRALISHKGWYA from the coding sequence ATGAGCGGATCGACCGCGACGATCGCCCGCGACGTCGGGCGCATCCTCGAAGCGCTCGGTGGCGCGATGGCGGTCTCCGTGCTCGTCCCGATCGTCTTCGGAGAGTGGTTCGGCGTGGCAGCCTTCGCCGTCTCGGCGCTCGTCCCGTTCACCGTCGGGTACGTCCTCTACCATCGGTACGCCGACGCCGCCTCGCCCTCGCGCCTGCACGGCATGGTGGTCGCCGCGACGGGGTGGGCGCTCGTGGGCCTGTTCGGATCGGTCCCCTTCCTCGTCGTGGCGTGGGCCGCGAGTCTGGGACTGCCGGGCGCCCCCGAGATCACTCCGACGCTCGCGGCGTTTACCGATCCGCTGAACGCGATCTTCGAGTCCACCAGCGGGTTCACCGGGACGGGCCTGACGATGACCGACGACGAAGCGGTGCTCCCCCGGACGCTGCAGTGGTGGCGCACGTTCACCGAGTGGATCGGTGGCGTCGGCGTGATCGTGTTGACGACGGCGATTCTCGCGCGTCCTGGCAGTGGGTCGCTCACGCTGTACGAAAGCGAGGCCCGCTCGGAGAAGATCCACCCGAGTATCGTCTCCACGGTGCGGACGATCTGGTGGATCTTCATCCTGTTTACGTTCGTCTCGATCGTGACGCTCTGGCTCGCGGGCATGCCACTCTGGGGCGCGATCAACCACGCGATGACCGGGCTGGCGACGGGTGGGTTCTCGATCACGGACAACTCGATCGCGACCTACGACAGCGTCGCCATCGACGCCGCGCTGATCCCGATCATGATCGCGGGATCGATCGCCTTCCCGGTGCACTATCTCATGCTCCGCGGCGATCTGCGGAACTTTTACGCCGATCTTCAGACGCGCTGGGTGTTCCTCTACATGGGCGGCGGGTCGGCACTCCTGATCGCCTTTCTGTCCCTGACGGGCCCCTACGAGACGCTCGCCGCGGCGGTCCGGTACGGCACCTTCCAGTTCGTCTCCGCGGCGACCTGTACGGGCTTTCAGACCGCCGTCGACGCGACGAACGTCGCGCTCGGTCGGTGGCCCGCCGAGTCCCAGTTGATGGTCACCGGCGGGATGGTGATCGGTGGCGCGGCGGGGTCGACCGTCGGTGGGATCAAGATCATCCGCGCACTCACGCTCTTGAAAGGGATCCGCTTCCGGATCGCCGACGTGTTCTTCCCCGACTCGGCCGTCCGACGCCTCGACATCGGTGACCGACGGCTGGACGAGGAGGAAGCGAGCCAGGAGTTCACCGAGGCGGCGATCATCGCCGTTCTCTGGGTGAGCTTTCTGATCCTCGGCACGTTCGTACTGTTGGTGATCCTGCCCGGGGAGTACTCTCTGGCGAACGTCGTCTTCGAGGTGGCGAGCGCCCAGGGCAACGTCGGCCTCTCGGCGGGGATCACCGGGCCAGAGTCGCTGCCGACGGTCGGCAAAGTCGCGTTCCTCGGGCACATGCTGATCGGGCGACTGGAGATCATCCCCGTGCTCGTCGCGCTCCGGGCGCTCATCAGCCACAAGGGGTGGTACGCGTGA